The DNA window tatattttgttaattttattattatttatttaaaaaaactcgATATTACATAAACAAATGAACCCAAACAACGGCTAAGCAACTCACACTCAGCACAATAACTAGGGTTAATTACTTCATTGCTGACTTCGCTTTCAGCTGCAAACAGCGAAGGCCTAAGCGAAATCTATAAATATACGAAGAGTGAGAATCGGGGTTAATGAGATGTTATCTATGTGGTCACTATTCTGACTTCGATAGATTTGATGTTACATGTAGGCAGTgcctcacataatttggatGGACAAAATAGATAAGATCTTGTTACACATacaatttagaaaaaaaaatagtatGAGCAAATTTTTGTCATCTGAGTGGGATGAAATAAACCGAGAAGGGACAGAAGATGGGACAAGAAAGCTAAGAGCTCGAGGAAAGGAAAGAAGGCTTGGAGGGCTAACATAAGCACCGAAGACTTCGAAGAGTACTTCGAAAAATCCACCAAAGACGCGCTGTCTGGTGGGTCTTTGGCAGATATCCCCAGCAATTCACTTTATTTCCTCGACAAAACCAGAGGTAAAAGCTTTAAATATCACGTTCATGGCTCTTGGTCGTTGAAATTGTGATAATTTCGTTATATGTGTTTTTTTAGTTTATTCGGGGGACTGAACTTCAGTTTGGTATATGCTGTGAGCCTGAAGCATATGAGATTATTTGTGTTCTattgctgctgctgtaactatCGGAAGTTTTGAGAAGTTAATATTGGTAAATTTTAAGTTATCTCACTGAGTTGTGCATCTGAGGACTTTCTGTTTCCTCCTCTCAAATATTTTCGTCTTATTTACAATAGTGGCGTCTcatcaaattttgtttttatagCTTTCTCActacattttttttttgctatttACTTATTTGATAACAAAGCATGTAAGTGTAACAGCGGAGAATGTTTTGGAGAATGCGATTACATTCATTAAAATGCAACTGCAGATCTTTCTGTTAAGCGGAAGATTGATAAAAGCCGAGAAAGAGTATTGCATTGTGATAGTGTGTTACAAAGGAACCCATTTGTTCAACCTATTCCATCCTCCAtacagaaaaagaaaaaatccaAGAAAAATGGTAACGCTATTCAAGCAGATGAAACTGGCGCGGATGATTGCTCAAGGGTTAGCAATTGTTCTTAAATTTTTAGATATGTTTTGGAGTGATTATTCGTTtaaatttgttgattgattaatACTTTGTATTTACAAAATGATGGCAGAATGAAACTGCTGTTGGTTCTGACATAGTTGATTTATGGGAAGAAAAAGGTagcatatttataattaattgatgaattttatCTATCTTTTGAATTTTAATAAATGACCGACTGTGATTTCTGATGGAGCcaatattttatcatttcaggTGAAGACATTGCCAGAGTTAGAAGGGTAAAATAATTTTCCCTGAACTCTTGATGATTGCCATTTTGACGCTCGATGAAGTATTATCAATCGATTGATATTTGTTGCATGTCTACAAGAAACTCACCTTGATTGTTAAGTCGTTCCTGTATTCACAGAAACTGTTTATAGCAAGTCATCTTTGTAATTCAATAGAATGTTTCACATTTGCAGCCTCTTTTGGGTTAACTATTGTTATAATAACAGAAACCCAAGCCTTCCCTTATACCTGCTGTTGAAGTCGAACCTTCTGGATGCTCATTCAATCCCCACCCTGATACCCATCAGGTTATTTATTCTTTATGTTTATTTTTGTCTATTACACTTGTTATTTTTTCCAGCTGATTTACTGACCATGATATAACTTTATTCTATTGGTTGTTTCCACAGGAAGCATTAGCTCGTGCTGTGGCAGATGAAATGCATAAAATTTATCAACATGAATCGGGACCTGAGCCTGTTCCTTTATTAGTTCCTGGGCAAGTGATCGATGAAGAAGATGTTAGTCTCCCTTACCTAATTATCTGTGGTCACTTAGTTCTCAGTTGCCACATGCTATCAACTGGTCACTAGTGAATCAATATTATTTTGTATGTCAGATGTATTTCCTTGAGGCGGATCATGGAATAGATGACAACGATGATGGCCAAAGTGAAAATATTATAGATTACGAGGACACAAATACAGAGAAGAGGTCAAATACTGTCGAGCTATTCTGTTGTGTACCCTGCTttatcttttgtttttttttctttattttatctgTATGATCTTCCAACTTTATTGAGGAGATTTTTGCATATTAGATTGCCTTTTCTGATTATCTCCCTCCTGAATAACCTATCCTGTTTATTTTTTCTTGTTTCTGGAAATCCACAGGCTTCAAAAAACCAAAAGGGTAACAAGAGTTGAATTGAATCGGAGGCTTAGGCAGAAGGAACGATTGAAAGTAGAAGCAGAAACCAAAAAAGTGGTAGTAATCTCACAAGATATTGACAGGTGTCCGATGAGTATTTTCTGCCAATAGTCCTCTAGTTATACACGAATTCTAGTCCTCTAGTTATACACGAATTCTCATGTATTTTATTAGGTTTTCTTTTTAAAACAGATTAAGGGATATACTTGAAGAAATAACCGAGGAGGATAAAGAAAAACATAAGAGACGCATCCGACGCAATGTTGCTAAAGAAGAAAGACTGAAGGCTCGACCACCACGCATGGGAAAATACAAGTATGCAGTTGTAAATGTGACATTCATTAACTTTCTTTGCACCTTTTACTAATGGCAGTTGGCATAACTTCATGAACATGGATACACTGATGCTTTGATACACCTCGCTTATATGAGGCACACACCCCATCTTGCTCCTTCAGTCTATGCCGTAGGTCTTAATACTTATCGTGCCCCAAATAACATTGGGAATACCCATTTGCATTATCAAATTGTTAAACATGGAAAACAGACGAGCATAATCGTattttatgtttcagatttgagccCGCTCCTCTCCAAGTCCTCTTATCTGAGGAGAAAACGGGTTCACTTCGGAAGTTGAAGGTTGTAATTTTTTTCCTTCTCGATTTACTGTTAACCTTACAACAAAGAATATCGAACAGTTGACTGAATTTGTATTTTGTGTATTATTGAACGTTTTGGATGATAGGGCTGTTGCACTCTTGCGCGAGATCGATTTAAGAGCCTTGAGAAAAGAGGGTTAGTTATTCCATCAAAGAAGAGTGGCAGGTTAGTTTGCTTACTTATACGATTGAATTCATACCGTATCTGAGCATGAATTACCGGCCAAGATTGTTATATTGATATCATAGTCTTTTGTATGTATGAGACTGACTTTTGTTGTGCGTATGTatgtaatattgatattaatgtttatttttttttgaaatatgatTGAATGTTTAGGCATTTATTTCTGCTGTTTTCATTTGATCTCGTCAATATTGCCTGGCCTACACATTTGACCGTTTTAACCAAATCACCTTTAGTTTTCCCTTAACGATTAGTTAAATGCTCTGTTTCTCACTATTAGCTATATTTTTACTCCAAAAAAGGTTCGTGCTGAAATTTGTGGTGTATTGTTTATCTGAAACTCCCAGATTGGATTTTAGAAAATGGTCCAACTTGGATATGATTAGCTTCTAAtagatacacacacacacacgccaCGTGACTCAATTGTGGTATAATTACGTGCTCAAGCCCAAGGCAGTGCTTGCATTTCTAAAAATGGAAATAACTTAATAAATAGAAAAATGCAGCATCAGCTTGTTCACTCAATGTTTCTAGCAGTTAAGGAGAAGTTATAACTTATAATTGAAGTTCACTGTGACCGATATATGTCCAAGTGATGGTTGAACCATAAAGAAAAAGGGCTATGTTATCCAAATCTTCTATTTATATTTGTTTGAATATATCTGCGGGCTTCATGTAGGAAGTAAGGTGGTTCCTCGACCGCATTGATTCAGGCCTAGTACCTGAATCCGTGGATGGAAAAATCGAAGGTTTATTATCAATTGTTTTATGTTGGAAGGGAGATGCTATGAACTAGTTTAGTAATGGTAGacctgttttattttattttattttacaatgTATTAGAATTTACTTTTATTTACTAGATTTGATGTGTTGCATAATACAACCAAtttacattttgacaaaaatttTTGCCCTTTATCTCTTGTTTCAAATGGTTTTAAATTATGTCGTTTTATATGTGCGAAAACTCTTGATGTGACGCACACA is part of the Primulina tabacum isolate GXHZ01 chromosome 18, ASM2559414v2, whole genome shotgun sequence genome and encodes:
- the LOC142532469 gene encoding ribosome biogenesis protein NOP53-like is translated as KPRRDRRWDKKAKSSRKGKKAWRANISTEDFEEYFEKSTKDALSGGSLADIPSNSLYFLDKTRDLSVKRKIDKSRERVLHCDSVLQRNPFVQPIPSSIQKKKKSKKNGNAIQADETGADDCSRNETAVGSDIVDLWEEKGEDIARVRRKPKPSLIPAVEVEPSGCSFNPHPDTHQEALARAVADEMHKIYQHESGPEPVPLLVPGQVIDEEDMYFLEADHGIDDNDDGQSENIIDYEDTNTEKRLQKTKRVTRVELNRRLRQKERLKVEAETKKVVVISQDIDRLRDILEEITEEDKEKHKRRIRRNVAKEERLKARPPRMGKYKFEPAPLQVLLSEEKTGSLRKLKGCCTLARDRFKSLEKRGLVIPSKKSGRK